Proteins from a genomic interval of Quercus robur chromosome 9, dhQueRobu3.1, whole genome shotgun sequence:
- the LOC126698955 gene encoding pectinesterase 2-like — protein MAKPLLLLVLSLIFLSFLSPTLSSTISNDIDWWCNKTPHPKICKHYYMTHNPKVTNSTPKVKSEFKKTIVQIALEESLKAKTHNKWLGFKCRNKKEKAVWNDCMQLFEETITLLNQTLVSTTKCTNYDMQTWLSTALTNLETCKAGFVELNVSNNVLPLMSNNVSDLISNFLAINKNDSVTPDTERYKDGFPSWVSGGDRKLLQSSTIAANLVVAQDGSGNYKTITEALNAAAKRSGSGRFVIYVKSGVYKENLNIGSKLKNVMLVGDGLRWTIVTGSKSVGGGSTTFNSATAAVTGQGFIARGITFRNTAGPSNHQAVALRSGADLSVFYRCGFEGYQDTLYVHSQRQFYKECYIYGTVDFIFGNAAVVFQNCMIYARKPIIGQKNTVTAQGRTDSNQNTGISIHDSRVMAASDLIPVLSSVKTYLGRPWKEYSRTVYLQTYLDTLVDPTGWLEWNGNFALSTLYYGEYKNIGPRSSTSQRVKWGGYHVITSAGVASQFTVENFIGGKSWLPATGVPFVAGL, from the exons ATGGCAAAACCTCTTTTGTTATTAGTGCTATCCTTAATCTTCCTTTCCTTCCTCTCACCCACTCTATCAAGTACCATCTCCAATGACATAGATTGGTGGTGCAACAAAACCCCACATCCTAAAATTTGCAAACACTACTACATGACCCATAATCCAAAGGTCACAAATAGTACACCAAAAGTAAAGTCTGAGTTCAAGAAAACCATTGTCCAAATAGCCTTAGAGGAGTCCCTTAAAGCTAAAACTCACAACAAGTGGCTTGGCTTTAAATGTAGAAACAAGAAGGAAAAGGCTGTATGGAATGATTGCATGCAACTCTTTGAAGAAACCATAACCCTACTCAACCAAACCCTAGTCTCTACCACCAAATGCACCAACTATGACATGCAAACTTGGCTTAGCACTGCTCTTACGAACCTAGAAACCTGCAAAGCCGGCTTTGTTGAGCTAAATGTTTCAAACAATGTCTTGCCCCTCATGTCCAACAATGTTTCTGACCTTATAAGCAACTTTTTGGCTATCAACAAAAATGACTCAGTGACCCCAGACACAGAAAGGTACAAAGATGGGTTTCCAAGTTGGGTTTCGGGTGGTGATAGGAAGCTATTACAATCTTCTACAATAGCTGCAAACCTTGTGGTGGCACAAGATGGGTCAGGGAATTATAAAACTATTACTGAGGCTTTGAATGCAGCGGCTAAGAGAAGTGGGAGTGGGAGGTTTGTGATATATGTGAAAAGTGGGGTTTACAAGGAGAACCTTAATATTGGGAGTAAATTGAAGAATGTTATGCTGGTTGGTGATGGGCTAAGGTGGACCATTGTTACTGGTAGCAAGAGCGTTGGAGGAGGGTCCACAACTTTCAACTCTGCAACTGCTG CTGTGACTGGCCAAGGTTTCATTGCTCGTGGCATCACATTTCGTAACACTGCTGGTCCATCAAACCATCAGGCTGTGGCACTAAGATCAGGTGCCGACCTCTCTGTCTTTTACCGGTGTGGCTTTGAAGGGTACCAAGACACCCTCTATGTGCACTCACAGAGACAATTCTACAAAGAATGCTACATCTATGGCACAGTAGATTTCATATTTGGAAATGCCGCAGTTGTTTTCCAGAACTGCATGATTTATGCAAGGAAACCAATTATCGGGCAAAAAAACACGGTTACAGCTCAAGGTAGAACCGATTCTAATCAAAACACAGGGATTTCAATCCATGATTCGCGTGTTATGGCAGCATCAGACCTTATACCAGTGCTAAGCTCAGTGAAAACATACTTGGGTCGACCATGGAAAGAGTATTCAAGAACTGTTTACCTACAAACTTATCTTGACACTTTGGTGGATCCAACAGGGTGGTTGGAATGGAATGGCAATTTTGCATTGAGTACTCTGTATTATGGAGAGTACAAGAACATTGGCCCCCGCTCTTCGACTAGTCAGAGAGTGAAGTGGGGTGGTTATCATGTTATAACAAGTGCAGGTGTAGCATCACAGTTCACTGTTGAGAATTTTATTGGTGGGAAGTCATGGTTGCCTGCAACTGGTGTGCCATTTGTTGCTGGCCTCTGA
- the LOC126698952 gene encoding pentatricopeptide repeat-containing protein At5g62370 isoform X1 yields the protein MIKKRPGSYCYYYFFRTRRAITTCSLPIEPTNAFVSPIANDHKSLCLSLAEQLIQRGLLSSAQQVVRRIITRSSSVSDAFSVVDFAALRGLDLDLGSYGELIRKLVFSGQPQLAEALFRDNIVGRGIDPDLSILNSMVICLCKLDKVEEAGAQFDRLLEIGGIPCKAACNAMIWGLYAQDRILEAFDYLVRVNEAGATPDILCFNKLIYGLCYKGYMDEALELFDVMRCGHGYPPTLHLYKSIFYSLCKRGLVVEAESLFREMESQGLYIDRVMYTSLINQYSKDKKMKMAMRVFLRMLKTDCEPDNYTYNTLIHGFLKLGLFDKGWLVYKQMAGWGIQPDAVTNHLFISKYCREGKVDCALMLLNNMVSCNLAPNVHCYTVLFNALYKENRLMEVYNLFKSMLVRGVVPDHVLFFVLMKKYPEGQRLDLAHLILQAIAKNGCGFDPSMLSSSASVNSNGDLEREIEILLDGIVRCNFNLANVAFGVVVSALCGEGRPNDALLYMDKIVRVGCMPLLFTYNSLIRCLCQKGLFEDAKYLLDLMQDRGVVPNQATYLIMVNEHCKRGDLVSAFNILDQMGERGLRPNVAIYDTIIGCLSREKRIFEAEEMFKMMLESGVDPDEVVYVTMINGYSKNGRAIEAHQLFDIMLENSIQPSSYSYTALISGLVKKNMTYKGCIYLDRMLGDGLQPNSVLYTSLISLFLKKGQFEFAFRLVDLMDRNQIDTDLIMYISLVSGVSRNISSIKKELCVINKKSEREREMLFHLLHQKTLMPMKKILRISADTPEETKCFALKLMQKFKDIEFMPNLYLYNGIISGFCRAEQMWDAYDHFEKMQREGVHPNEVTYTILIDGHIRSGDINGAIGLFNKMNADGFAPDRIAYNTLLKGLCKAGRLLDALSLSYAMRKRGVFPNRFSYECLLSCFCASDMSVPAFKIFEEMLAQNYKPKQFNHNWLFCKLCENNNFLEARMVSDMMLQRGITPKHSTKRFYLKTCNEGSEGNLALCC from the coding sequence ATGATTAAGAAAAGGCCTGGTTCTTATTGTTATTACTATTTCTTCAGGACTAGAAGAGCAATTACAACTTGTTCTTTGCCAATAGAGCCTACAAATGCTTTTGTTTCACCTATTGCCAATGACCACAAATCTCTGTGTCTCTCATTGGCAGAGCAGCTCATTCAACGGGGCTTGTTATCGTCGGCGCAGCAAGTGGTTCGGCGAATAATAACACGTTCTTCGTCGGTTTCTGATGCTTTTTCGGTTGTTGATTTTGCTGCTTTACGTGGCTTAGACCTTGATTTGGGTAGCTATGGCGAACTCATTAGGAAACTAGTGTTTTCGGGTCAGCCCCAATTGGCTGAGGCACTTTTTCGCGACAACATTGTTGGTAGAGGTATTGATCCTGATTTATCGATTTTGAATTCTATGGTTATTTGTTTGTGTAAGTTAGATAAAGTAGAGGAGGCAGGAGCTCAATTTGATAGGCTGCTTGAGATAGGTGGAATTCCTTGCAAAGCTGCTTGTAATGCAATGATTTGGGGGCTTTATGCTCAAGATAGAATTTTAGAAGCATTTGATTATTTAGTTAGAGTTAATGAGGCTGGAGCTACTCCtgatattttgtgttttaataaattgattTATGGGTTATGCTATAAGGGGTATATGGATGAAGCTCTTGAATTGTTTGATGTAATGCGCTGTGGACATGGTTATCCACCTACACTCCATCTATATAAATCAATATTTTACAGTCTTTGTAAGAGAGGGCTGGTCGTAGAGGCAGAGTCACTATTCAGAGAAATGGAGTCTCAGGGTCTTTATATAGATAGGGTGATGTATACTTCTTTGATTAATCAATATAGCAAggataagaaaatgaagatgGCAATGCGGGTTTTCTTGAGAATGCTGAAGACAGATTGTGAGCCAGATAATTACACATATAATACATTGATTCATGGGTTTTTGAAATTGGGCTTGTTTGATAAGGGGTGGCTGGTTTACAAACAGATGGCAGGGTGGGGAATCCAACCTGATGCGGTAACTAATCACCTTTTTATCAGTAAGTACTGCAGGGAAGGGAAAGTTGATTGTGCTTTGATGCTTTTGAACAACATGGTTAGTTGCAACTTAGCTCCTAATGTCCATTGTTACACGGTTTTATTCAATGCACTTTACAAGGAGAATAGGCTAATGGAAGTTTATAATTTGTTCAAAAGCATGCTGGTAAGGGGGGTTGTTCCTGATCATGTGCTGTTTTTTGTCCTTATGAAGAAGTATCCAGAGGGGCAGAGGCTTGACCTTGCTCATCTGATTCTGCAGGCAATTGCCAAGAATGGGTGTGGTTTTGACCCTTCTATGCTCTCATCCTCTGCTAGTGTAAACTCTAATGGGGACTTGGAGCGTGAAATTGAGATCCTGCTTGATGGAATTGTGAGATGTAACTTTAATTTGGCTAATGTAGCATTCGGTGTTGTTGTCAGTGCCTTGTGTGGAGAAGGAAGGCCAAATGATGCCTTGCTTTACATGGATAAAATTGTGAGAGTTGGATGCATGCCTTTGCTTTTTACTTATAACTCTTTGATCAGGTGTCTATGTCAGAAGGGCCTTTTTGAGGATGCCAAGTACCTACTTGACCTTATGCAAGATCGAGGTGTGGTCCCAAATCAAGCAACTTATTTGATAATGGTAAATGAACACTGTAAACGGGGTGATCTGGTGTCAGCCTTCAATATTCTGGACCAAATGGGTGAGAGGGGACTTAGACCTAATGTTGCTATATATGACACTATTATTGGTTGTCTAAGCAGAGAGAAAAGAATCTTTGAAGCAGAAGAAATGTTTAAGATGATGCTCGAGTCTGGTGTGGATCCTGACGAGGTTGTCTATGTGACAATGATTAATGGCTACTCGAAGAATGGAAGAGCTATTGAAGCCCACCAGTTGTTTGATATAATGTTAGAGAATTCCATTCAGCCAAGTTCTTATTCCTACACTGCACTTATAAGTGGGTTGGTGAAGAAAAATATGACTTATAAGGGATGCATATACCTTGATAGGATGTTGGGAGATGGTCTTCAGCCAAATAGTGTGCTATATACCTCGCTTATCAGTCTTTTCTTGAAGAAGGGTCAGTTCGAATTTGCCTTTAGGTTAGTTGATTTGATGGACAGAAACCAGATTGACACCGATCTCATCATGTATATCTCACTTGTCAGTGGTGTTAGTAGAAATATCTCTAGTATTAAGAAGGAATTGTGCGTTATAAATAAAAAGTctgaaagggaaagagaaatgTTGTTCCATTTACTCCATCAGAAAACTCTTATGCCAATGAAGAAGATTTTAAGAATTTCTGCTGATACTCCCGAGGAGACGAAATGCTTTGCTTTGAAGCTGATGCAGAAGTTTAAAGACATTGAGTTTATGCCAAACTTGTACTTATACAATGGTATAATCTCTGGATTTTGTAGGGCAGAGCAGATGTGGGATGCCTATGATCATTTTGAAAAGATGCAAAGAGAGGGTGTACATCCCAATGAGGTGACTTACACCATTCTCATTGATGGGCATATTCGATCTGGTGATATTAACGGTGCAATAGGATTGTTCAATAAGATGAATGCAGATGGTTTTGCTCCAGACAGAATTGCGTATAACACTTTACTGAAAGGCCTTTGTAAGGCTGGGAGACTACTTGATGCCTTATCACTCTCATATGCAATGCGTAAGAGGGGGGTTTTCCCAAATCGGTTTTCTTATGAATGTTTACTCAGCTGTTTTTGTGCAAGTGATATGAGTGTTCCTGCCTTCAAGATATTTGAAGAAATGCTTGCTCAAAATTATAAACCTAAGCAGTTTAATCACAACTGGTTGTTTTGCAAATTATGTgagaataataattttcttgaagCTCGTATGGTATCTGATATGATGCTTCAGAGAGGGATAACTCCAAAACATTCAACAAAGAGGTTTTATTTGAAAACATGCAATGAGGGAAGTGAAGGTAATCTAGCATTATGTTGTTGA
- the LOC126699697 gene encoding NAC domain-containing protein 7-like isoform X1, giving the protein MNTFSHVPPGFRFHPTDEELVDYYLRKKISSRRIDLDVIKDVDLYKIEPWDLQELCRIGTEEQNEWYFFSHKDKKYPTGTRTNRATTAGFWKATGRDKAIYSKHDLIGMRKTLVFYKGRAPNGQKSDWIMHEYRLETEENGTPQQEEGWVVCRVFKKRIATVRKVNEQGSPCWYDDQVSFMPDLDSPKHNSQSNLVYQLPYCKKELDLVPYHAPHDHFLQLPLLESPKLLQSAPTISSNSLAPYVIDINHATTLQSSSLSQEEQIQHQPHEQNFYVAYANNNCNGQAVDQVTDWRVLDKFVASQLSHEDASKQNSYSTGTNNIYHTSNSTNVFVRRMDKQEMVPESVSMSSSSGQTELWK; this is encoded by the exons ATGAATACTTTTTCTCATGTTCCACCCGGTTTTCGGTTTCATCCAACAGATGAAGAACTAGTTGATTATTaccttaggaaaaaaatttcttcacgAAGGATTGACCTAGATGTCATTAAAGATGTTGACCTCTACAAAATTGAACCTTGGGATCTTCAAG AGCTATGCAGGATAGGAACAGAAGAGCAAAATGAATGGTACTTTTTTAGCCATAAAGATAAGAAGTATCCAACAGGAACTCGCACAAATAGAGCCACAACAGCGGGGTTTTGGAAAGCAACAGGAAGAGACAAAGCTATATACTCTAAGCATGACTTAATTGGAATGAGGAAGACCTTAGTCTTTTACAAAGGTCGAGCTCCAAATGGACAAAAATCAGACTGGATTATGCATGAATACCGGCTTGAAACTGAAGAAAATGGGACTCCACAG CAGGAGGAAGGTTGGGTGGTCTGCAGGGTATTCAAGAAAAGGATAGCAACAGTGCGTAAAGTAAACGAGCAGGGATCACCCTGTTGGTACGATGATCAAGTCTCATTCATGCCTGATTTAGACTCACCTAAGCATAATTCCCAGTCTAATTTGGTGTACCAGCTCCCTTATTGCAAGAAAGAGCTAGATTTGGTACCATACCATGCTCCACATGACCACTTCCTTCAGCTCCCACTCTTAGAGAGCCCAAAGTTGCTCCAATCAGCTCCCACTATAAGCTCCAATTCCTTAGCCCCATATGTTATAGACATCAACCATGCCACCACTTTGCAATCCTCATCACTCTCACAAGAGGAACAAATTCAACATCAACCCCATGAACAAAACTTTTATGTGGCTTATGCTAACAATAATTGCAATGGGCAAGCAGTGGATCAAGTTACAGATTGGAGAGTGCTTGACAAATTTGTTGCTTCTCAACTAAGCCATGAGGATGCATCCAAGCAAAATAGCTACTCAACTGGTACCAACAACATCTATCACACATCAAACAGCACCAATGTATTTGTCAGACGTATGGATAAGCAAGAAATGGTGCCGGAAAGTGTGTCTATGTCAAGCTCTAGTGGCCAAACTGAGTTGTGGAAGTGA
- the LOC126698952 gene encoding pentatricopeptide repeat-containing protein At5g62370 isoform X2 — MVICLCKLDKVEEAGAQFDRLLEIGGIPCKAACNAMIWGLYAQDRILEAFDYLVRVNEAGATPDILCFNKLIYGLCYKGYMDEALELFDVMRCGHGYPPTLHLYKSIFYSLCKRGLVVEAESLFREMESQGLYIDRVMYTSLINQYSKDKKMKMAMRVFLRMLKTDCEPDNYTYNTLIHGFLKLGLFDKGWLVYKQMAGWGIQPDAVTNHLFISKYCREGKVDCALMLLNNMVSCNLAPNVHCYTVLFNALYKENRLMEVYNLFKSMLVRGVVPDHVLFFVLMKKYPEGQRLDLAHLILQAIAKNGCGFDPSMLSSSASVNSNGDLEREIEILLDGIVRCNFNLANVAFGVVVSALCGEGRPNDALLYMDKIVRVGCMPLLFTYNSLIRCLCQKGLFEDAKYLLDLMQDRGVVPNQATYLIMVNEHCKRGDLVSAFNILDQMGERGLRPNVAIYDTIIGCLSREKRIFEAEEMFKMMLESGVDPDEVVYVTMINGYSKNGRAIEAHQLFDIMLENSIQPSSYSYTALISGLVKKNMTYKGCIYLDRMLGDGLQPNSVLYTSLISLFLKKGQFEFAFRLVDLMDRNQIDTDLIMYISLVSGVSRNISSIKKELCVINKKSEREREMLFHLLHQKTLMPMKKILRISADTPEETKCFALKLMQKFKDIEFMPNLYLYNGIISGFCRAEQMWDAYDHFEKMQREGVHPNEVTYTILIDGHIRSGDINGAIGLFNKMNADGFAPDRIAYNTLLKGLCKAGRLLDALSLSYAMRKRGVFPNRFSYECLLSCFCASDMSVPAFKIFEEMLAQNYKPKQFNHNWLFCKLCENNNFLEARMVSDMMLQRGITPKHSTKRFYLKTCNEGSEGNLALCC, encoded by the coding sequence ATGGTTATTTGTTTGTGTAAGTTAGATAAAGTAGAGGAGGCAGGAGCTCAATTTGATAGGCTGCTTGAGATAGGTGGAATTCCTTGCAAAGCTGCTTGTAATGCAATGATTTGGGGGCTTTATGCTCAAGATAGAATTTTAGAAGCATTTGATTATTTAGTTAGAGTTAATGAGGCTGGAGCTACTCCtgatattttgtgttttaataaattgattTATGGGTTATGCTATAAGGGGTATATGGATGAAGCTCTTGAATTGTTTGATGTAATGCGCTGTGGACATGGTTATCCACCTACACTCCATCTATATAAATCAATATTTTACAGTCTTTGTAAGAGAGGGCTGGTCGTAGAGGCAGAGTCACTATTCAGAGAAATGGAGTCTCAGGGTCTTTATATAGATAGGGTGATGTATACTTCTTTGATTAATCAATATAGCAAggataagaaaatgaagatgGCAATGCGGGTTTTCTTGAGAATGCTGAAGACAGATTGTGAGCCAGATAATTACACATATAATACATTGATTCATGGGTTTTTGAAATTGGGCTTGTTTGATAAGGGGTGGCTGGTTTACAAACAGATGGCAGGGTGGGGAATCCAACCTGATGCGGTAACTAATCACCTTTTTATCAGTAAGTACTGCAGGGAAGGGAAAGTTGATTGTGCTTTGATGCTTTTGAACAACATGGTTAGTTGCAACTTAGCTCCTAATGTCCATTGTTACACGGTTTTATTCAATGCACTTTACAAGGAGAATAGGCTAATGGAAGTTTATAATTTGTTCAAAAGCATGCTGGTAAGGGGGGTTGTTCCTGATCATGTGCTGTTTTTTGTCCTTATGAAGAAGTATCCAGAGGGGCAGAGGCTTGACCTTGCTCATCTGATTCTGCAGGCAATTGCCAAGAATGGGTGTGGTTTTGACCCTTCTATGCTCTCATCCTCTGCTAGTGTAAACTCTAATGGGGACTTGGAGCGTGAAATTGAGATCCTGCTTGATGGAATTGTGAGATGTAACTTTAATTTGGCTAATGTAGCATTCGGTGTTGTTGTCAGTGCCTTGTGTGGAGAAGGAAGGCCAAATGATGCCTTGCTTTACATGGATAAAATTGTGAGAGTTGGATGCATGCCTTTGCTTTTTACTTATAACTCTTTGATCAGGTGTCTATGTCAGAAGGGCCTTTTTGAGGATGCCAAGTACCTACTTGACCTTATGCAAGATCGAGGTGTGGTCCCAAATCAAGCAACTTATTTGATAATGGTAAATGAACACTGTAAACGGGGTGATCTGGTGTCAGCCTTCAATATTCTGGACCAAATGGGTGAGAGGGGACTTAGACCTAATGTTGCTATATATGACACTATTATTGGTTGTCTAAGCAGAGAGAAAAGAATCTTTGAAGCAGAAGAAATGTTTAAGATGATGCTCGAGTCTGGTGTGGATCCTGACGAGGTTGTCTATGTGACAATGATTAATGGCTACTCGAAGAATGGAAGAGCTATTGAAGCCCACCAGTTGTTTGATATAATGTTAGAGAATTCCATTCAGCCAAGTTCTTATTCCTACACTGCACTTATAAGTGGGTTGGTGAAGAAAAATATGACTTATAAGGGATGCATATACCTTGATAGGATGTTGGGAGATGGTCTTCAGCCAAATAGTGTGCTATATACCTCGCTTATCAGTCTTTTCTTGAAGAAGGGTCAGTTCGAATTTGCCTTTAGGTTAGTTGATTTGATGGACAGAAACCAGATTGACACCGATCTCATCATGTATATCTCACTTGTCAGTGGTGTTAGTAGAAATATCTCTAGTATTAAGAAGGAATTGTGCGTTATAAATAAAAAGTctgaaagggaaagagaaatgTTGTTCCATTTACTCCATCAGAAAACTCTTATGCCAATGAAGAAGATTTTAAGAATTTCTGCTGATACTCCCGAGGAGACGAAATGCTTTGCTTTGAAGCTGATGCAGAAGTTTAAAGACATTGAGTTTATGCCAAACTTGTACTTATACAATGGTATAATCTCTGGATTTTGTAGGGCAGAGCAGATGTGGGATGCCTATGATCATTTTGAAAAGATGCAAAGAGAGGGTGTACATCCCAATGAGGTGACTTACACCATTCTCATTGATGGGCATATTCGATCTGGTGATATTAACGGTGCAATAGGATTGTTCAATAAGATGAATGCAGATGGTTTTGCTCCAGACAGAATTGCGTATAACACTTTACTGAAAGGCCTTTGTAAGGCTGGGAGACTACTTGATGCCTTATCACTCTCATATGCAATGCGTAAGAGGGGGGTTTTCCCAAATCGGTTTTCTTATGAATGTTTACTCAGCTGTTTTTGTGCAAGTGATATGAGTGTTCCTGCCTTCAAGATATTTGAAGAAATGCTTGCTCAAAATTATAAACCTAAGCAGTTTAATCACAACTGGTTGTTTTGCAAATTATGTgagaataataattttcttgaagCTCGTATGGTATCTGATATGATGCTTCAGAGAGGGATAACTCCAAAACATTCAACAAAGAGGTTTTATTTGAAAACATGCAATGAGGGAAGTGAAGGTAATCTAGCATTATGTTGTTGA
- the LOC126699697 gene encoding NAC domain-containing protein 7-like isoform X2, producing the protein MNTFSHVPPGFRFHPTDEELVDYYLRKKISSRRIDLDVIKDVDLYKIEPWDLQELCRIGTEEQNEWYFFSHKDKKYPTGTRTNRATTAGFWKATGRDKAIYSKHDLIGMRKTLVFYKGRAPNGQKSDWIMHEYRLETEENGTPQEEGWVVCRVFKKRIATVRKVNEQGSPCWYDDQVSFMPDLDSPKHNSQSNLVYQLPYCKKELDLVPYHAPHDHFLQLPLLESPKLLQSAPTISSNSLAPYVIDINHATTLQSSSLSQEEQIQHQPHEQNFYVAYANNNCNGQAVDQVTDWRVLDKFVASQLSHEDASKQNSYSTGTNNIYHTSNSTNVFVRRMDKQEMVPESVSMSSSSGQTELWK; encoded by the exons ATGAATACTTTTTCTCATGTTCCACCCGGTTTTCGGTTTCATCCAACAGATGAAGAACTAGTTGATTATTaccttaggaaaaaaatttcttcacgAAGGATTGACCTAGATGTCATTAAAGATGTTGACCTCTACAAAATTGAACCTTGGGATCTTCAAG AGCTATGCAGGATAGGAACAGAAGAGCAAAATGAATGGTACTTTTTTAGCCATAAAGATAAGAAGTATCCAACAGGAACTCGCACAAATAGAGCCACAACAGCGGGGTTTTGGAAAGCAACAGGAAGAGACAAAGCTATATACTCTAAGCATGACTTAATTGGAATGAGGAAGACCTTAGTCTTTTACAAAGGTCGAGCTCCAAATGGACAAAAATCAGACTGGATTATGCATGAATACCGGCTTGAAACTGAAGAAAATGGGACTCCACAG GAGGAAGGTTGGGTGGTCTGCAGGGTATTCAAGAAAAGGATAGCAACAGTGCGTAAAGTAAACGAGCAGGGATCACCCTGTTGGTACGATGATCAAGTCTCATTCATGCCTGATTTAGACTCACCTAAGCATAATTCCCAGTCTAATTTGGTGTACCAGCTCCCTTATTGCAAGAAAGAGCTAGATTTGGTACCATACCATGCTCCACATGACCACTTCCTTCAGCTCCCACTCTTAGAGAGCCCAAAGTTGCTCCAATCAGCTCCCACTATAAGCTCCAATTCCTTAGCCCCATATGTTATAGACATCAACCATGCCACCACTTTGCAATCCTCATCACTCTCACAAGAGGAACAAATTCAACATCAACCCCATGAACAAAACTTTTATGTGGCTTATGCTAACAATAATTGCAATGGGCAAGCAGTGGATCAAGTTACAGATTGGAGAGTGCTTGACAAATTTGTTGCTTCTCAACTAAGCCATGAGGATGCATCCAAGCAAAATAGCTACTCAACTGGTACCAACAACATCTATCACACATCAAACAGCACCAATGTATTTGTCAGACGTATGGATAAGCAAGAAATGGTGCCGGAAAGTGTGTCTATGTCAAGCTCTAGTGGCCAAACTGAGTTGTGGAAGTGA